ctttctctctctttctatttgATAACATAACCATTTATAAAGAATGTAGAACAAGATACCTGTTCCCGCTTTAGTCATCTTGTGAATATCTAAGACATACAATATTCAGGAATCAATGTTAAGAGCACTTTTGGCAACGCCTACAAGATGCAATCACAGCAAAATAAATGGATCAATAGGGCGAGATGCAACCTGCTCCTCGCCTTATAATCCCTCTTCACATTTTCCTCCAGAGCACAGCCCAGGAAGAGCATGCAGGGTTTAAGGCTGTTTTCGCACACACGCCCGGCCATTCCCCTCCCCACGTCCCTCTTCAGGTCCAAAGGAGCTCATTGCAACTCCTCAAAGTCTGAGGagcggcaccccccccccaaaatacccATTTTCCAAACAGCCcgaaatacccacaacaaccatttctgatttattttcattttttccattcatttttgttggtggggtttttggggggggggtggagggaagatTGTGGCACTTTTAGTGTCTTCTCTGCCAACCCACCCCGAGGATGCGAGGGATGGGAAATTTGCCCCGGACCTTCAGTCAAAGCTACATCTCCCTACTCTCAACTTCCGGCTTAATGCCTTCATTCCTTCATCACTGCAACCAAGCCTAAGAACAATGAACTGCCCTCCTTCAGGTCTTCTTTTACCATGTTTGTGAGCCACGCTCTTTCGCTTTTTGTCTCCTCTCTATCAGCTTGTCAACTGTATACTCTGTGGGGACAGAGACCTCCCTCTGTTTTTGCTCACGGAACTCTAGAACGCAGTGACCTATCAATGACAGGGCACTACTGAGAACTGTCATTATTCTATTAATTCCCTAACATATTTTCTAGGAGTAACTGCTGGAAGCAATTTTCCCCTTGTGTTTCGACATTAAAAAAGTATCAGAAAAGTTGGTTTCAAAAGGATACAGCAAAGAGCTTTAGCCAGAGATCCTGCCAGCAACGTTTCTGTCTGCTGGCCCTTTATTTCCGCTGCAATCAAAAGGGAAATCAAACGAAAGAGAAacttaaactattttaaaaagaaatttaaaaactggcATGCATCCATGGCACCCTGCTTTGAAAAATCGATCTGTCTATCCATCTATATATCCATCTATCACCAGGAAGCGTTGCTTATACTGACAAAATCTAGTAACAGTTTGCATTAGACTGCTCTCTTCAATGAAAAGATCAAAAGGAACATATTCTTTACCTCTGACTGGCCAGCCTAACAAGAGTAGATCCACTCAATGAATGTGATTTACATAACTGTCTCGTAATTCAGCAACGGATTCAATGGTTCCATTTGGATCGGGACGAGCACTTGGATTTAGAGCCACAGCAGTTGCTCCCACAACTTTGGGGCAATTAACAAAGACAcctaaaaccctaaatggtttggtaaggaaacctatttatttacttatttaattatatttataccccacctatctggtcatttcgaccactctagagGCTACACAATCATTAAACTAAATCAAGGGCTGATCTTACTGTTGGTCATGAGGTCCTTTATCTCTTCTGCAATGGTTTCATTTATTGTGGTTAAGAACTCGTATTTTCCATCTTTGCTGCTGGAAACGTTCACTTCTCCCGCCTCTCCGAAGAGATCAGCAGCTGCCCACCGCTTGCCAGGGTACAAGAAACGGCTacgagaaataaaaagaaatgttccGGCTGTGTTAAGCGCTAGAGAATGTTATCGCTGCAACCAGTGCTAAGCATCAGCTTCCCTTCACGCATTTTAGGAAGgaaagatttgtgtttttttttgttgttgttgttgtttagtttcaAGGGCCTATGTCATTCTATCAATTCTCACAGTTCTTATTTAATTGAAATGCTTCTGGGGTTTTGCCAAAAAGACTCTCAGAAGGGCTTCTGTGTGATCTGTAAGAACCAAGGCAGTCCTTGCATGCAGGCCGATCACCTGAAAGGCGTGATGGAaaacgaaagagagagagagaaagaaaaaggaatctCTTTCTCTAAAATGAAACCACAGTCCACATCATAATCAGCTGGGATGAAAATAGTTTGTGAAGGAGTCTGATGAAGCTGGTGTTTCAGCAAATCTGATGGAATGGACATGGGTCTCATCCACTGTTTCCCCCTCTGGCCCGGAGTTTGGCGGAAATAAATATTACTCCTTCATCCTCACATGAACGCTGAACATTCCTGATCACTGGCCCTGCTAAGCTAGAGCTTAttgagtccaacaacatctggggaacaGCAGACCCTCTACCTCCGCTACAGACGAGCAGTAAAATCCACCGACTACTTTCCTTAATGAGGTTAAAGACCTGTTTCTCTCACCATTCTGTTTTCTATGTCGACTTCAACCTGAAGTTTCCAGGAAGTTCAGAAACTGGGCCAACTTGCAAGAGCAAGGTGCCCCCGCTTGCCGTTGTTTATCTTCAGAATCTTATGCATTGTCTTGGACctaaactctctcccccccccccactcctgtgTCCAACCATCCAAAAAGCCAGAATACCTTTCCTGTATGTGACTGGCAATCACAGCAAGCTTGTTGTTGCGGTTCATAAAGAGGTGCGAGTTTCCCAACACCATGACTGCGTCGAGGCATTTTGACAATGTAAGCTGGAAGGAGAAACGGGGAGGGGGTAGAAttcttaaaatacaaaaatgtaaagGATAATAAATCTGTGAATATCTAATTATAACACTTTTGTTGCAAGGATACATTTTGCTGAATTTAAAGAAACTCAAAACTGTACATTAAGGCAGGCATCCCCAAGCTGGGGTGCTCAAGTTAGCTTAGCTTCTGGGGAAGATGGGATTTGTCATCCAATGCACCTGGGAGGCAGCAAATTGGAGACCTCACTGTGACGTGGAGATGATTCTGGGCTCCTGGAGCAGCAGTTCTGGAGGGTTCTATCAGAATGGTAAAACTGTGTTTACAAGCCTAGAGGCAGCCTACATCTCTGCAGGTTGAGCCAAAGTTATTAAGCCTCTTAGGAATCTCCTTGTGTCGATATTTAGTCTGAAGCTGGTTCAATTGATTTCAGTGAGTTATTATTTCCAAATAAGTACTCCTGGAACAGTTTAACTCCTTGGAAACTAATCAAACATTTGAGACACCTGCTTATAAGTAAAGTTGTTCAAGGTTCAATGCAGATTATAATGCATCTTTCTcagtggttattttttaaaaaagggtttcaCAGAAAATAGAGAAATCTTACCTCTGATCCTGCTAATGCTTGCTTTCCCCACCAGATAGGATTGGTGTCAACGACGACAACTAGGAGATTCAGTTCATCATCTGGGCGAAaaagaaacccacccacccatcccaaaaaaatgtcaaaacactaaccacagaatcacagaactggaaGTCTAATCCCCTGACTCAACGCAGGCATggaaaaatatttccattcccaagtttcatatatatataggaaatatatatataacttggcACTTTCAGCAGAGCTggaaaatattattatattattatataataattattatatataCACACTCAGGGTATCAGCAGGGTCTTTTTGCCCAGTCCCCGTTTAAACCTGGAGCACAGAACACAGCCCCTCTCCAGACATCTTAAGATCCAGGTGCCCGCCCCCCCATTTATTTGGCGCTGCCTAataaagcactctgcacatgtttagAGCACccgttgttttttaaatacaggaGACTTGTGCCCAacctaagccccccccccaaaaaaaaaaacccaccagccCAGCAAGAAGGGAAGGCAGGAGAGGAGCCGGAGTTTTAATCCGGATCCCACCCACCTCTTGACTACCAACAGACCCACCGGCACTCATAGCGCCCAACGATAACCACCAGCAGACCTTTGGCGTCGCCGCCCGATGATGTCACGGGGAGCGCCGGCCTGGGgttcttccctctcttttccgGGTTGGCGGTGCCTCGCGGAAAGGGCTCCGGCGAGCCCCCGAAGGCGTCGGCAGAAGGGTTCCGCCTTCGTGGGCAGCGTGGCCTCGAACCGCCGCCGCTGGAGAGAGAAGTTCCCGGGACGGAGGGGCGCCTCGTTTCCTCGCACCATGAACGAAGCCGGTAAGTAGTAGCAGGTGGGTCATTGAACGGGATCGGGCggtttttcaatttaaaaacaacaacaacacaattttaTAGTCCCATACCTGATGGAATCGTGAATGAGATCTCCTATAACATGACCAGCAGAAGGATGATGGGGCTGtcgagaaaaaaaaaattgcagcgaAGGGTTTCCTTTATTGtcacctatttaaaaaaaaagatgataggCGAGAGCGAAAGGAAACAGGAGGCGCAGTTTAGCATTTATTTTCTTGGCTCTTGTTATGTTTGCTAGTATTGCCACTTTTTGTTAAGATCTGGACTCCCGTCTTTCTTGGGTCGGGGTGGAAATCCAGATGTTtcgtcctccagatgtgttttgggctgcaactcctgcTGGACGACAAGCCCTCACAAGGGGGAGGGGACACGGCCGAAACCTCAAAAGGCATCATGGACTCACAATCCTTGAAaagggcaggtgggggggggggggttaagaaagaagaaattgaactgctgttttatttttaactcttCTTTTTTTGGCTACCTCTCCTCTCCTCACCAGAGCTGACCGAAGCCTTTAACACCCAGATGAGGCAGGATCCAGATGTTGCCTCTGCCGTGGCTGCGATCCGCGTCTTGCTGGAGTTTTTGAAAAGAGACAAAGGCAGGTCGTAGCTTGTGGTTCtgtagattggggggggggtattcagtgggggggaggagaatggCAAGGGGGCTTATTGGTTGGCCTTTGGGTGATTTATGGTACAGAAGCAAAGGTTTTCCCAGCAAAACGTATTAACAGGAAGTAAAACGGTGAGTTTTATCTACTGTGGCTGATTTTGGCCTGGTTCTTATTCCTCACCTTTTCTCCTCTGCAAAATAGGAATATTGGTTGTCGTTGAGCATAGTTTTGAACCAGTACTATATCATAATCCCTAACCCTAATTCATTAAAAACTAGATTTGTACTTAAGTCACTCCAGCATCTTGGTTCTGGAGTATATATGATCTGCACCCTTTGAGTCAGTATATTTCATTGGAGCCCAACTGTGGGGAAACCCCcccacttttttccccccattctccGGATGGAGGGTTTTGAGATTTCAGTTAAAGACAAAGGAAATATTTCAAGCCTTCATCCTGCTTATTTCTGGGCTTGATTCTTGTTAGTTCTTTACAGCTTACTCCCTTATCTCTCTGTTAGGTGAAACAATTCAAGGATTAAGAGCAAATCTCAAGCAGGCCATAGAAACTCTCTCCGGTGTCGATTCCTCAGTGGCCATCTCTTCCGGTGGGGAGCTTTTCTTAAGATTCATCAGCCTCACGTCTTTGGAGCACCCGGTAAGTTCTTGTCAAGAAGGGGTGTGGGGGCCTTTGGTCGCTAGAGGCTTGTTAGATCGAAGGAAGTTTAAACCTCAGCAACCTGACCATAGCATTCAGGGTGTGTCTCTGCCCGTTTCTATTCCTTTAATTTCACCTCTCAtctctacctcccccccccccatttcccgcAGGATTATTCCAAATGTAAAGAGATCATGATTGAAAGAGGGGAGCTTTTCCTCCGCCGCGTCTCCCTTTCAAGGACAAAGATTGCCACCCTGTGTCACACGTTTGTCAAAGACGGCGGGGTGAGTACACCCAGGCTTCAGAAGCGGAAGCAACAGAGCAGCATCTTTCTCTAGTTGTCTGCATTCTACAGAGGAAGTGTTCTGCTTCACCACTTCACTCCCTCTAACCTTCTCCTCTTACAGTGTGAAAAATGTGGCTAAGCACAATCCCCCCCCATGGTTCTCTTTTTGATAATTCGGAGTGAAGTAACTGTGGTTCTCCTAAGGATGGGAATTGTAGCCGGGGCAACTCAGGGGTAAGGGTTTGGAGAAACGTTTTGGAGGAGGATGAGAGACAAACAGAGACACAGCGGTCGCTCCACTTTGGGAGGGAATTACAGAGGGTTACACTACCTGCCATCTACCAAATAATTGTGTATGTTGTTTCCCCAGAGAATATTAACTCACGCTTACTCCAAAGTGGTCTTGAAAGTCTTGCAAGCCGCCGCAGAAGCCAAGAAACGCTTCAGCGTTTATGTCACCGAATCGCAACCTGACCGAGCAGGGTAAGGAGGAATGTTTTCCAGTGGCACTAGAGGAAGGGGATCAGTACAAAGGACAGTTGCCGTTTGCACTAGGGTTTTACTTAGATCACCTTTGCCTGTTTATAAACGTCAGCGGCAATCGTGCACACCCTTTACCTGAGAATAAGACCCACTGAACATTATGGGAATTGTTTCTGAATCAGGGTTTGTAGGATTGCACTCCCACCTACCGTGGCTGCCGGACTGTTATACAGAAGTGTCTGGTAACCTCTGTGGATGAGCAAGCAGGAGCTGACTTGCTAATGGCCTAAGAAACATCAGGATTTCAAAGCTGGGATTTGCTTGCCCCAGTCCATTGTTcatgttttctttcattcctccacAAACTCAAAACAGCCTTCCTGCTCAGCCCCTCTGCTGTTGTCTTCCTGGGAAGCTCGTTAGTAAGGCTTTTGAACCTAGAACTTTCTGATTCTTGGCTAACCTAATTACCCAGGGCTGTCCAGACGTCCTGAATTCCACTTCCTGTCAGCCTGGTGACCCATTACCTCCAGCCCTCCTTAGCCATGCCTCAAACCTCTCCACCCCCACCTTAAATCTGCTTCATGCAAGAGCAGACTGGGGATATTACTAAGGATAATAAGGCACACTggaatttattttgatttttcccccccagaaaagcTTTCTTTCCTCTTACTGCCTTGTATGATCAAAGTATTCATGTGCACA
The genomic region above belongs to Pogona vitticeps strain Pit_001003342236 chromosome 14, PviZW2.1, whole genome shotgun sequence and contains:
- the EIF2B1 gene encoding translation initiation factor eIF2B subunit alpha produces the protein MNEAELTEAFNTQMRQDPDVASAVAAIRVLLEFLKRDKGETIQGLRANLKQAIETLSGVDSSVAISSGGELFLRFISLTSLEHPDYSKCKEIMIERGELFLRRVSLSRTKIATLCHTFVKDGGRILTHAYSKVVLKVLQAAAEAKKRFSVYVTESQPDRAGQKMAGALTKLGIPATVILDAAVGYIMEKVDLVIVGAEGVVENGGIINKIGTNQMAVCAKAQNKPFYVVAESFKFVRLFPLNQQDVPDKFKYKADTLKKSKALMVEHPWVDYTSPSLITLLFTDLGVLTPSAVSDELIKLYL